A genomic window from Festucalex cinctus isolate MCC-2025b unplaced genomic scaffold, RoL_Fcin_1.0 HiC_scaffold_97, whole genome shotgun sequence includes:
- the LOC144011369 gene encoding LOW QUALITY PROTEIN: NADH-ubiquinone oxidoreductase chain 6-like (The sequence of the model RefSeq protein was modified relative to this genomic sequence to represent the inferred CDS: substituted 3 bases at 3 genomic stop codons) codes for MTYLILLLLIGLVLGLVAVASNPSPYFAALGLVVVSGMGCGVVVVCGGSFLSLVLFLIYLGGILVVFAYSAALAVEPYPESFGDWSVAIYGGSYVGGVGVACLFLXGGXFEESXVPVGELSSLSVFRGDMSGVAIIYSQGEWILVTAAWVLLLTLFVVLELTRGLARGALRVVRLTCIV; via the coding sequence ATGACTTATTTAATACTGTTATTACTAATTGGGCTGGTTTTGGGACTTGTAGCAGTTGCTTCCAATCCCTCACCTTATTTTGCTGCTTTAGGGCTGGTTGTGGTATCAGGCATGGGTTGTGGTGTTGTGGTTGTTTGTGGGGgttcatttttgtctttggtgttATTCCTAATTTATTTGGGAGGGATATTAGTAGTTTTTGCTTATTCTGCGGCTTTGGCTGTAGAGCCATATCCGGAGAGTTTTGGGGATTGGTCTGTGGCAATTTATGGTGGGTCTTATGTAGGAGGTGTGGGGGTAGCTTGTCTGTTTTTATGAGGGGGGTGATTTGAAGAGTCTTGAGTACCTGTGGGTGAGTTGTCTAGCTTGTCTGTGTTTCGGGGGGATATGTCAGGAGTTGCGATCATATACTCGCAGGGTGAGTGGATATTGGTTACTGCTGCATGGGTACTTTTGTTAACGTTGTTTGTTGTGTTGGAACTTACACGGGGGTTGGCTCGAGGGGCGTTACGAGTAGTTAGGTTAACATGCATAGTGTAA
- the LOC144011356 gene encoding LOW QUALITY PROTEIN: ATP synthase F(0) complex subunit a-like (The sequence of the model RefSeq protein was modified relative to this genomic sequence to represent the inferred CDS: substituted 4 bases at 4 genomic stop codons): MALGLFNQFSSPSLYGAPLIALAIIFPSILILSYSPRXINNPLLTLQTXFINLTTHQLFLPLKTSSHKXALIFTSLITFLILINTTGLIPYTFTPTTQLSLTLSLAVPAXLITVITGARHNPSHSLAHLLPEGTPTLLIPALIIIESISLLIRPIALAVRIAANLTAGHLLIHLISSAAIILLPMNIILTASTIILLLALTLLEIAVAILQAYVFVLLLTLYLQENT; the protein is encoded by the coding sequence ATGGCATTAGGCTTATTTAACCAATTTTCAAGCCCCTCACTGTATGGTGCCCCCCTAATCGCATTAGCCATTATATTCCCTTCAATTCTTATTTTATCTTACTCCCCCCGCTGAATAAATAACCCCCTTCTTACTCTACAAACctgatttattaatttaaccacCCACCAACTCTTTTTACCACTTAAAACCTCATCCCATAAATGAGCCCTTATATTCACATCCTTAATCACCTtccttattttaataaatacaacagGCTTAATCCCCTACACCTTTACCCCTACTACTCAGCTATCACTAACTTTAAGCcttgcagttcctgcctgattAATAACAGTAATCACAGGTGCACGCCATAACCCCAGCCATTCATTAGCTCACCTTCTTCCCGAAGGAACCCCAACTCTCTTGATCCCAGCCTTAATTATTATTGAGTCTATTAGCCTCTTAATTCGCCCTATCGCCCTCGCCGTCCGTATCGCCGCTAACCTAACAGCCGGTCATTTACTGATACACCTTATCTCCTCCGCAGCCATAATTTTACTTCCCATGAACATTATACTCACCGCCTCAACAATTATTCTGCTCTTAGCCCTAACCCTCCTTGAAATAGCTGTCGCCATACTCCAAGCTTATGTCTTCGTGCTCTTACTTACCCTATACCTACAAGAAAACACATAA